The Henckelia pumila isolate YLH828 chromosome 2, ASM3356847v2, whole genome shotgun sequence genome includes a window with the following:
- the LOC140877209 gene encoding uncharacterized protein produces MTSFSKIPMFSKEDFDDWKIRMQAHLSALDDDMWFVITDGPLEITKLNTAIALSGGGPQYIEKPRIEWTAEDKKKANLDNVAKDILYKTLDKNTFSKIKTCKTEKEIWEKLIQLCEGNEQTKKNKLSVATKKFDNIKMRPGESMTEFDKRVSNIVIELNGLGKTYPYREVILKVIRGLPKEWDVKTMAMRESKDLNKLELHDLFADLKAYGFELQTQEEDQSTSQLTKALTAVKIESPAKPEKSAEQISSDAMSLFVKKFGKFIRRNQEGSHRRNFQKKDSVEEPRSCFNCGKTGHFIADCPKQRTLTKEKVQGMIDTTQDRSMKQWLQRTAKPSGPKQTVIQRDQMTLLALVMMKKKSNVLWQTIMNIHPPVNRYLIFVLRNLPEKN; encoded by the coding sequence ATGACTTCATTCAGCAAGATTCCTATGTTCTCAAAGGAAGAttttgatgactggaaaattcgcatgcaagcACATTTATCAGCActagatgatgacatgtggtttgTCATCACTGATGGACCTCTTGAGATTACAAAGTTAAATACTGCTATAGCCCTCTCTGGAGGTGGTCCTCAATACATTGAGAAACCTAGAATTGAATGGACTGCCGAAGACAAAAAGAAGGCAAACTTAGACAATGTGGCTAAGGATATCTTGTATAAAACTCTTGACAAGAATACCTTTAGCAAAATCAAGACATGCAAAACTGAAAAAGAGATTTGGGAAAAGTTGATCCAACTCTGTGAAGGAAATGaacaaacaaagaaaaacaaGCTATCTGTAGCTACTAAAAAATTTGACAACATCAAAATGAGACCAGGAGAATCAATGACAGAGTTTGATAAAAGAGTAAGCAACATTGTTATCGAGCTCAACGGATTGGGGAAAACATATCCCTACAGAGAAGTTATCCTCAAAGTAATTCGAGGCCTTCCCAAAGAATGGGATGTAAAAACAATGGCCATGAGAGAATCTAAAGACTTGAACAAATTAGAACTGCATGACCTATTTGCAGATCTAAAAGCATATGGGTTCGAGTTACAGACTCAAGAGGAAGATCAGTCTACCTCACAACTGACCAAAGCCTTGACTGCAGTGAAAATTGAGTCACCAGCCAAACCGGAAAAGTCAGCAGAACAAATCAGTAGTGATGCCATGTCATTGTTTGTAAAGAAATTTGGCAAGTTCATCAGAAGAAACCAAGAAGGATCACACAGAAGAAACTTCCAAAAGAAAGATTCAGTTGAAGAACCAAGAAGCTGTTTCAACTGTGGGAAAACAGGACACTTCATTGCCGATTGTCCCAAACAAAGAACATTGACAAAAGAAAAAGTTCAAGGAATGATAGACACAACTCAAGACAGAAGCATGAAGCAATGGTTGCAAAGGACAGCAAAGCCAAGTGGGCCGAAACAGACAGTGATTCAGAGGGATCAAATGACTCTTCTAGCTCtagtgatgatgaagaagaagtcAAATGTCTTATGGCAAACGATTATGAACATCCATCCACCAGTGAACaggtatttgatttttgttctgAGGAATTTACCAGAGAAGAACTAA